The DNA sequence TCAGAGAGCCGCCCTCCGAACAAACTTTCAGCGCCTCGGAGGGCGCGTCTCTTGACGCGCCGCTCTTTCTGCGGCGGCTCAGAGAGCCGCCCTCCGAACAAACTTTCAGCGCCTCGGAGGGCGCGTCTCTTGACGCGCCGCTCTTTCTGCGGCGGCTCAGAGAGCCGCCCTCCGAACAAATCTCGTTTTTCAACCGCACAGCAAGCGGTTGAAAAAACTCATCCGGCGTAGAAGCCCTATTTGCTTTATCGTCCGTCCAAGTGGAGCACATGGAGCATGTCCAGCGCTAAGCCGGTGCCGAGGGCGACGGCGGAAATGGGGTCGTCGGCGATGCGGACGGGGACACCGGTCTCCAACTGCAGCAATTTGTCCAACCCCCGTAACAATGCACCGCCGCCGGTCAACACGATACCCCGTGTGACAACTTCCGCTGCCAATTCGGGCGGCGTCTGCTCCAGCGCGGCTTTGACGCGGGCGACGATTTGGTTGATCGGATCGCTGAGGGCGTTGCGGATTTCCTCGGAAGTGATGCGGATGGTCTTGGGCAAGCCGGTCACTAAATCCCGCCCCCGCACCTCCATGCTGAGTTCCTGCGGGAGTTTGTAGGCGGAGCCGATTTGGATCTTGATCTCCTCAGCGGTCTGTTCACCGATGAGCAAGTTGTATTCGCGCTTGATGTAACGGGCGATAGCCTCATCCAACTTGATGCCACCGATGCGCACTGATTCGCTGACGACGATGCCGCCTAACGAAATCACAGCGATGTCCGTCGTGCCACCACCGATGTCCACGACGACATTCGCCCCCGGCTCGGTGATGGGAAGACCGGCACCGATAGCGGCTGCCATCGGTTCTTCTATGGGAAAGGCACGGCGGGCGCCAGCCTCTAACGCGGCGTCTACGACCGCGCGGCGTTCTACGCTGGTGGCTTGAGCGGGGACGCAAACGATGACCTCAGGTTTAAACATCGCCCATTTGCCGCAGGCTTTGCGGATGAAGTGTTTAAGCATTGCCGCGGTCGTGGTGTAATCAGCGATAACGCCTTCCCGCAGCGGTTGGCGGGCGACGATGGAACTGGGGGTTTTACCGATCATGCGTTTGGCGTCTTCGCCGGCGGCTAAGATATTGCCCTTGCGGTCAACGGCGACGACCGACGGTTCGCGCAGGACAATGCCTTTCCCTTTGACGAACACACGCACACTGGTCGTGCCCAAATCAATCCCCAAACTGCGCGACAGCATAACCGGTCACCCGTTTCGTCGGGATTTCATCTATCACGAGGCGCGCTCCTAAGGCAGTAAACTTGTCCACAAAGTGGGCGTAGCCGCGCCAGAGTTTTTCTGCGTTCTGGATAACCGTTTCACCTTCCGCGCTGAGGGCAGCGAGCAGAAGCGCCGCACCTGCCCGAAGGTCATGGGCGTCCACTTCGGCGGCGTGTAATCGGTCTACGCCGGTGAGCCACGCTAGACATGGCAATCGTTTGGGATTGGTGGCTTCCTCCACGATGACTTGCGCCCCCAATTTGGAGAGTTCCTTCAAATAGAGCAAGCGGTCAGGATGGATCGTCTCCACGATAAGGCTAATGCCCTCACATCGGCTGAGGAACGCCCCCAATGGCGGTTGTAGGTCGGTGGGAAAGCCGGGGAAGGGTTCCGTCATGACCGCGATAGGGCGTGGGCGTCCCCGCATCTCAACGGTGACCTGATGCCCTTCAGCGTCAACGGATGCACCGGCTTCCACCAATTTTTGAAGGACGGGATGCAACCACTCTGCGGGCACGCCGACGGTCGTCACCCGCCCCTGCGTGGTCGCGCCGGCGATCAAGTAAGTGCCCGCTTCCATGCGGTCGGGGATGACTGTCCAATCGGTGGGGCGAAGTTCGGAGACCCCCGTGATAGTCACCGTCGTCGTTCCTTCGCCAGTGATTTGGGCGCCCATGGCTTTGAGGTAGCGGGCACACGAGACGACTTCGGGCTCTACCGCAGCGTTTTTGATAACGGTCGTCCCCTCCGCCAACGAGGCTGCTAGCAGGATGTTGATCGTTGTGCCGACGCTGCGCCATCGCGGGTCTAACTCAACCACGGCTCCTTGCAACCGCCCGCGCGGACAGACAGCGTGAATGATTTCACCGTCAAACACGACTTCCGCTCCCATTTTCCGAAAGGCTTCTAGGTGAAAGTCCACGCGGCGGTTCAGCGGGCACCCGCCTGGCAAACCGATAACGACTTCACCGAACCGTGCCAGTAACACGCCGGCGAGATAGATGGATGCACGGATTTGAGCGACCGAACCGTTCGGTAAGGGGCGCAAGGTCAAACCGGTGGTGTCCATTTCCACCGTGTCGCCATCAAAGTGGACTTGCACATCCAAGGAGCGGACGATTTCCAGCATCGTGTGCACATCGCTGATATCAGGGACTTGGTGCAACCGCACGCGCCCTCGGCACAGAAGCGGTGCGGGCAGCACCGCCAGAGCGCCGTTTTTGCTCCCACTGACTTCTACAACTCCGCGCAGTGTGTGCCCCCCAACCACACGCAGGGTCGCCATACAACCATCACACTCCGTGTTGTCAAACACTCGTCACCGCAAAGTATAATGTGCCATTGTTATCTGCGTAATCGTCAACATCGGTCGCGTCATGAAGGGGGACGCTGGCAATGCCAGAAAAAGAGCCGAAGCGTAAGCCCCGCCGTGAAGGGGCAGAAGACATCCTTGACACCACAGAAGCCCTGTTAGGCACAGCGGTTCAATTGGCACGCCAAATGGCAGGGTTGACGGTGCTTGTCTGCCTAGAAGCCCCTTTGCTGCCGGCATTGCAAGAGTGGTTAGGTAAAGCCCCGATGGCTTTAGCGACGACAGCGCGCAACCTGCCCGACGAAATCAAAGAGGCTGTTAAAGGCGTGATTGAACTGCCGACCATCCGCCTGCCCCGCATGGGACAAATCAAGTTGGCGGTTGTCCTCGGCATGGCACAAGGGTTTATCAAGCCCCAGGACGCACTCATCTGTTTGGTAGGTCCGCCCAACGCCCATCGGTTAGACACATTGTTGTTGCTAACGGTGCGCGATGAGTTTGAATTGTTTGCTGACTCGGAGCGCTTGTTGGTGGAGCATGTCAACCCTGAAGTGTTTGAGCAGGTGTTGGAAATTGCCATTCAAATCGCGGCGGAAGGACGCGAAGGCAAATCGCTGGGAGCGCTTTTCGTCGTCGGCGATTACGACAATGTCGCCCGTTACGCCACACAACTGGTGCTCAACCCTTTTAAAGGCTACGACGAAAGCGAACGCAACATTTTAGACCCACGCCTGACCGAAACGGTCAAGGAGTTTTGCGCCATTGACGGCGCATTTTTGATTCGGGGTGACGGTGTCATTGAAGCGGCGGGGGCGTTTTTGCACCCAGGGTTGCCCCGGGAAGAGTTGCCGATGGGCTTAGGCGCGCGCCACGCTGCCGCTGCTGGCATCACGGCGGTCACCAACGCTATCGCCATCACTGTGTCCGCCTCCACGGGCACCGTGCGGGTCTTTCGGAGTGGGCGCATGGTCATTGAAATTGAGCGCCCTGGGTAGGGGAGAGAACTATCAAATGCCGCGACAGCGCCCCACTGGGTTGATCGCCTTCGTCGGTGTCCTTTCCGCCGTCGCTTGCTACTTAGCCCCAGTTCACCCGTATGCCAACTGGATCGGGTGGTGCTTGTGGGGCTTTTTATGCGGGTTTGTGTTGCCCGTGGGCGTCATTCTCGCCTTGGGCGAACCCCTAACGGCGTGGGGCATAACCCTCGGTGATTGGAAACGGGGATTAGCCGTCGTGGTCGTCGGCGTGACAGCCATGGGCGCTGTGGGATGGTGGGCGGCGCAACGCCCCGATTTTCGCGCTTACTACTTACCCCTGACCGCTCACTTGCGCGCCAACCTGATAGCCTTTTGGCTGGCGTTGGCGGCTTACATGCTCGGATGGGAGTTTTTGTTTCGCGGCTTTTTGCTGTTCGGCTTGGCAGGCACCGAAAAGCCCGTGCCGACCCGTCGGCTGGTAGGCGCCATAGCCTTTTCCACGCTGCTGTTTGGTCTGAGTCACCTCGGCAAACCGCTGCCCGAAGTCGCCGGCTCGTTCTGCGCCGGTGTCATCCTTTGCGTCGTCGCGTGGACGACACGCTCGATAATGGCGCCCGTTTTGCTCCACACCTTCGTTTTCGGCATGTTCACGGCGCAAGTAGCGTGGCTCAACCGCTGACTAACCGCTCCAAATCCGCGTTGCGCCCGAACACGACCAACAAATCACCCGCACGAATTTCATCGTCACCGCCAGGGTTGGGCAACAGTTGCTTGTTGCGCCGCACGGCGATGACCGTTACGCCAAGCCGTCGGCGCAAATCCAGTTCCCGCAGCGTCTTGCCGACCATCCACGCTGGTGCTTCAATCTCCTCTACACTCCATTCGGGGTCAAATTGCAAGTGCTCTAAAATGCGCCCTGGCGAGAGAAGTTGGTGCGCCAAGCGCCGTCCCATTTCCTTTTCGGGAAACACGATCAAGTCAGCGCCGACCTTGCGCAAGATGTGGGCTTGACGGTCGGTGACGGCTTTAGCGGCGATGAACTTTGCCCCTAAGTCGCGCAAAATCGCCGTCAGCAACACGCTGTTGCCCAAATCGGCGCCCGTGCCGACGACGCATGCGTCAAATTCACCGGTGCCCAACCGCTTTAACATGTCTTCATCTGTCGCATCAAAGCAGTAAAGATGTTCCAACCAATCGCGCACGGCGTCCACGACTTGTTGGTCGCGGTCTACACCCACGACCTCGTGCCCCATTTGCAGTAGCGTCTCAGCGACCGCTTGCCCGAAGTAGCCTAACCCGATCACGAGAACGCTGCATCGCTTCATGCCGAAGCACTCCCCTTCGTGCCAAGTGTCGCACCACAGCGATCACCCGATCAGCACTTCTTCGCGGGCAAACCGCACCGTTCGGGTGGGACGACCCGCGACGGCGACGATGACAGTCAATAGCCCGATGCGCCCGACAAACATCGTCGCCACCAGCAACAATTTGCCCCAACCGCTTAAGGCAGGTGTGACGCCCGTAGACAATCCAACCGTCCCAAAAGCGGACACAGCCTCAAACAGCAAGTCCAAGAAAGTGTAAGGGGTGTTAGATTGCAACAGCGCCTGCTCGGTTAGGCACAGCAGCAAGGTCGTCCCACCGACCGTATGGGCCGCCAAGAGGGTGAGCGCCAGCGCTTTTGCCAATTGCTCATTGGGCACGCTCCGCCGAAACAGCACGACTTGATCGTAACCAACGGCTCCCGCCCACGCCGCTGCAGCGAGGACAGCGGCGGTTGTCGTCTTGATGCCGCCACCCGTTCCGCCCGGCGACGCGCCGATGAACATGAGCAAGCACAGCAACCATAACGAGGTAGCTGTCATCTCCCCGATGGGCACCGCTGCAAAGCCTGCCGTTCGGGCGGCGACCGCGTGGAAAAAGGCATTGAGGATTTGAACGGGCAGGGGCTGCTGACCCAGCGTCGCCAGGTTGGACGCTTCAAACAACCACAGCAATAATGCCCCGCCACACCACAGTATGGCGTTAACGGTGACAACGACCCGTAAATGAACGCTCCAGCGGAACCGGCGCTGCCGCACGCGGTCAGCAATTTCGGCGACGACCAAAAAGCCTAATCCCCCTGCGCCGATGAGGGCAGCGATGGGCAGGAGCACCAACGGGTCGCGGGCAAAGGGTTGCAAACTGCCACCCCAGCCCCGCTCGGCACCCACAGCGCCGAAGACATCCAACCCCGCATTGCAAAAGGCTGAGACGCTGTGAAACACCGAAAACCACAATTGGGTCGTCCAAGGCAACTCGTAGCGGTCCAAGGCGATAAAAAGCGCGAGGGCACCCAAAGCCTCTGCAAGAAAGGTGAACCCGATAACATGGCGGACTATTTGGCGGGCATCCCACCAGTCGCCGTGCAGAAGCCCAACAATTGCCCGTTGCTCGGCACTGAGCCGCCGCCGCAGCGCGACGGCAACGAAGGCAGCGACGGTCATGTAACCCAACCCGCCCAATTGAATAAGAAGCAGTAAAAATCCTTGCCCCAGCGGTGACAAGTCCCGACCGGGGTCAATGGGGGTCAACCCCGTCACGCACACCGCGCTCGTCGCCAAAAACAGCGCGTCCACGAACGCCAACGGCTCCCGCGCCGCTGACACGGGCAGCCACAACACCACCGTGCCCACTGCGATAAGAGCGGCAAACGACGCTAGCGTTCCAACTGCCGGTCGCCACCGTGCTGCCATCGGTGTGATCGCGCCTTTGCCATCGCGCGGTGTTTGGAATGCCCTGCAAGTCCGAGTGCCCAAGGTGGGGGGCTTCTAAACGACCTGCGCCAACAACTGGTCAAGGTTGCGCTTTGCCCACGCCGCCAGTTCGTCCTTGCTGAACTGTTGAGGCAAAGTTTTGCTTAACACTTCAACGGACACCGCACCATCGTAACCGGCGGCGCGCAACGCCCGCACGAAGCCGACAAGGTCAATAATGCCCTCGCCAGGCATGACCCGCTCGTTGTCCACTTGCGCGTCAACGGGACGGTCAGGTGCATCGTTGATATGGACATGGACGATGCGTTCGTGAGGCAGCGCCCGCAGTTCGTCCAATGTGTGCTGGGCACAAAACCAATGAAAACTGTCCACCAGCAACCCGATGTTGGGCGCACCGATGGCGTCGCACAGTTCCAACGCTTGGTCCATGCGCCAAAGGGTCGGGTTACCGCTTTGGCGAAAATGGGCGGGTGCGACCCATTCAATCCCCAGCCGCACACCGTAATCCGCCAAGACAGCGCATACCTCACGAAACCGCCGCACCACCATCCCGCGAAATGCAACAGGGTCGTCAGGAACAGATGGCGGGATGTAAGTCACGCACGCTGTGCACCCGATCGCTTGCGCCGTTTGGGCTTTTTGCGGCAGCGTTTGCAAACTCGCTTGAAACGCCGCCTCATCGTCCCGCCACCGAACGGGCAACCAGAAAGCGGCATGTGTAACGCCCTGCTGCGCCAGCCATTCCCGTGCGGCGCTAACGCCCTCTTTGCTGGCTTTTTCTGCCAACCATTCAATCCCGAATTCCACTGCAGGGAACCCGTGCCGCTTCGCTAACGCGACAAACTCCTCGTAACTCAAACCGCCGCCGACAGTGCCTGGGTTCAAACACGCTACCATTGCCCTCACGCCCCTTTGCCTGTGGCTTCCACGCGTGTTGTTAGTCGCTGCAACAGCGTTTCCAACGAATGGGGTGGAGTGTCAATGCGGGCAGCGCGCAAATAACCGCGCCCGTCTGCCGTCCGTCGTGTCAGGAGTGCCGCGCGTTGCACTAACAACCGTGCCACGCGCGCCAGCAGCACATTGTGGGGGATGCCGACCCGCTGTCGCATCGTGTGGGCGTTGCGCCAAATGCGCTGGGCTAATTCGCGGACGAGCCCGTCACCGTTCGGTTCATGGGGGATACCCGACATGACTTCCCGCTCGGCGGCGTCTTGCACCGCTTGCAGTGCCGCGATGGCGACAGCGTCCGTCACCTCGGGGTGCTCCGTGGCGAAAGTGGTGATGGCTTCCTCAAGGGCGTAAGCCGTCAAACGCTGTTCCAATTCGGCGCGCGCGGCACCTTGCCGCGCCCATTCGGCTTCCCGGTGCGCCATTTCCATTGCCTTTGCCTGCTGCAAGTAAGGGCAGGACGAAGGACAGTTGAGTTTTTTGAGCCGATGCGTCCCGCAGCAAGTCGGGCAAATGTAGTTGTAAACGGCGGGGCAAAAGCGCTTGCCCTTGCGTTGCCGACACAAGACACAAATCGCCACTCGGTAGGGTGCCTCCTTTCAGCGTCATGCCTCTCGGGCGCGGCGCGCCCGCAGTGCCCGCTCAATTTCCAACCCGATAACGACCGCAGAAGTGTTAAAAGTGCCAGCTAACCGTTGGCAGATGCGTTCCAGTTCTCGCGTCACCTCTTCGGACTTGTCAGGATGTTGGGCGAGGTAGTTCGTCGCGAACTCCGCAATTTTATCCGCCCAGTCCAACAAAAACTTGGCTTTGACGAAATCATATTGGCGGTGAAGCAAATGGGCGTAGGCGTGGTCCATCTGGTGCACCAACGCAGCCCAGTCACTTTCTTGGGGTTTCCGCGCTCCCCCTTCACCTCGCCCTATCAATTGGCGCAATTGACTTTGCCGTCGCTTATAGTGCTGCCAGTCTTCTTCTGTCGTGCCGGTAATGATGACGACATCCATCGCTATGCCCGTCAACTCGCGCAGGATTTCGCGAATCAACGCCAGCATCGTGGTAGTCTCCAAATGGGCGCGCAGCCTCTCGTTCTCCGTCGCCAGTCCCAACACAAAAGTCGTCCCGTCGACTGTAACGGGGACAGCGGCTTCCACGCTGCGCCACGCGTCAGGCGTGAACCGCATGCGTTGGCGCACCAACGGTTTGGCTTTCTCCCATAACTCCTTTGCAGACACCATCGCCAACACCTCCCGCATCGGACGGCTACGGGCTAGTCAATGCAGGTTCACGCAGAGCCCCGGGCTTTCCAGGCGCGTTGCTGGGCAGCCGCAGTTTGAACCGTCCCCTCGCAGAACCAACGCCCATCTGTCGTAATCCGCACCGTGACGACCTCCTCCGCCTCAGGGACATTGACCCGCACCAATCGGTTGTTGTAGACGGCGAACATCGGCTCTTCGTGGGGCACCAGATCCTTGACGGTGCATGTAAAGTGCGCTCCTACCACCGAGGGTAACCCTTCAACCCGGCTGGCGAGCGAAATAGTGAACCGCTCAGGCGCAGAGTGCGGGTTGACCAGCAAGACGATGGGGCGCTGCGCTTTTTGCTCCAATATTTCCATCGCCTCTTCTTCCACGACCAGCCAACTGGCAACCTCTGGGTGCGCGTCCACGACGATGACGCCCTCCTCTTCAGGGGACAAGGTCGCCGCGAACGAACGGATACGGCGGCGCAGTTCAAGGCTCAAGGTCAGCGCCGTTTTGACGCGCCCTGTCCCGCGACAATGCGGACACTGCTGGGTCATTTGCCGCCACAGACTTTCACCCCGCCGATGGCGGGTGATTTCCACCAGACCCAACGGGGTCAAGTCCACGATTTTTGTCGGGTTGCGGTCGCGTTGCAGCGCTTGTTGGAACGCTGCCATCAACTTGTTGCGGTCACGACTGCGCAAGACATCAATCAGATCCACCAAGATAATCCCGCTCAAGTCCCGCAGGCGCATTTGCCGCGCGACTTCCTCAATCGCTTCCAAGTTCGTCTGAAAAATCGTTTGTGCCGCCCCTTCGCGCCCCGTAAAGCGTCCCGTGTTGACATCAATGATGGTCGCCGCCTCCGTTTCTTCCACGACAAGGTAGCCGCCGCTGGGCAAGGGGCTTGCCGGCTCAAAGATGCATCGCAACTGCGGCTCCACATTGAAATGCTCAAAGATAGGCGTACGCCCCTCATAAACCTCAATGCGATCTGCCAACTCAGGACGCAGTTCCTTTGCTAACTCCCGCAATTGCGTCGCTTCCGCTTCGCCGTCCACGACGATTTTGTGGGTGTCAGGCGGCGCGATGTCCCATAACAAATCGGCAAACACTGACGGACGACTGAACAGCAGCGAAGGGGCAGGGGCTTTGGCAAACTCCCGCAGGATGCGTTGCCAGCGCCGATACAGTTGTTCCACTTCTAACGCGATGGCTTCAGGTGTCGCCCGGGCAGCGTGGTAACGCAAAATCAGTCCGCAATCTAACGGGCGCAACTGTTCACCTAACCGGCGCAGTCGTTCCCGCGTTCGCTCGTCCGACACTTTGACGGAAACGCCCACATGGTCCGAACCTTGACACAGCAAGACACAATAGTGCCCCCGTAGCCCGACCTTGGTCGTCAACCGCACGCCTTTGCGTGGACCACCGT is a window from the bacterium HR17 genome containing:
- the ktrA gene encoding Ktr system potassium uptake protein A gives rise to the protein MKRCSVLVIGLGYFGQAVAETLLQMGHEVVGVDRDQQVVDAVRDWLEHLYCFDATDEDMLKRLGTGEFDACVVGTGADLGNSVLLTAILRDLGAKFIAAKAVTDRQAHILRKVGADLIVFPEKEMGRRLAHQLLSPGRILEHLQFDPEWSVEEIEAPAWMVGKTLRELDLRRRLGVTVIAVRRNKQLLPNPGGDDEIRAGDLLVVFGRNADLERLVSG
- the rng gene encoding Ribonuclease G, which gives rise to MAQPARQVLVLVECDPMETRIAVVENGKVVDLEIEREPRIVENVYKGVVRTIVPGIDAAFVDIGLERNGFLYVADIVPGGLGVSGQINRDQFRSIREALREGDKVLVQIARYGGPRKGVRLTTKVGLRGHYCVLLCQGSDHVGVSVKVSDERTRERLRRLGEQLRPLDCGLILRYHAARATPEAIALEVEQLYRRWQRILREFAKAPAPSLLFSRPSVFADLLWDIAPPDTHKIVVDGEAEATQLRELAKELRPELADRIEVYEGRTPIFEHFNVEPQLRCIFEPASPLPSGGYLVVEETEAATIIDVNTGRFTGREGAAQTIFQTNLEAIEEVARQMRLRDLSGIILVDLIDVLRSRDRNKLMAAFQQALQRDRNPTKIVDLTPLGLVEITRHRRGESLWRQMTQQCPHCRGTGRVKTALTLSLELRRRIRSFAATLSPEEEGVIVVDAHPEVASWLVVEEEAMEILEQKAQRPIVLLVNPHSAPERFTISLASRVEGLPSVVGAHFTCTVKDLVPHEEPMFAVYNNRLVRVNVPEAEEVVTVRITTDGRWFCEGTVQTAAAQQRAWKARGSA
- the murA2 gene encoding UDP-N-acetylglucosamine 1-carboxyvinyltransferase 2; amino-acid sequence: MATLRVVGGHTLRGVVEVSGSKNGALAVLPAPLLCRGRVRLHQVPDISDVHTMLEIVRSLDVQVHFDGDTVEMDTTGLTLRPLPNGSVAQIRASIYLAGVLLARFGEVVIGLPGGCPLNRRVDFHLEAFRKMGAEVVFDGEIIHAVCPRGRLQGAVVELDPRWRSVGTTINILLAASLAEGTTVIKNAAVEPEVVSCARYLKAMGAQITGEGTTTVTITGVSELRPTDWTVIPDRMEAGTYLIAGATTQGRVTTVGVPAEWLHPVLQKLVEAGASVDAEGHQVTVEMRGRPRPIAVMTEPFPGFPTDLQPPLGAFLSRCEGISLIVETIHPDRLLYLKELSKLGAQVIVEEATNPKRLPCLAWLTGVDRLHAAEVDAHDLRAGAALLLAALSAEGETVIQNAEKLWRGYAHFVDKFTALGARLVIDEIPTKRVTGYAVAQFGD
- the mreB_2 gene encoding Rod shape-determining protein MreB → MLSRSLGIDLGTTSVRVFVKGKGIVLREPSVVAVDRKGNILAAGEDAKRMIGKTPSSIVARQPLREGVIADYTTTAAMLKHFIRKACGKWAMFKPEVIVCVPAQATSVERRAVVDAALEAGARRAFPIEEPMAAAIGAGLPITEPGANVVVDIGGGTTDIAVISLGGIVVSESVRIGGIKLDEAIARYIKREYNLLIGEQTAEEIKIQIGSAYKLPQELSMEVRGRDLVTGLPKTIRITSEEIRNALSDPINQIVARVKAALEQTPPELAAEVVTRGIVLTGGGALLRGLDKLLQLETGVPVRIADDPISAVALGTGLALDMLHVLHLDGR
- the iolI_3 gene encoding Inosose isomerase; protein product: MVACLNPGTVGGGLSYEEFVALAKRHGFPAVEFGIEWLAEKASKEGVSAAREWLAQQGVTHAAFWLPVRWRDDEAAFQASLQTLPQKAQTAQAIGCTACVTYIPPSVPDDPVAFRGMVVRRFREVCAVLADYGVRLGIEWVAPAHFRQSGNPTLWRMDQALELCDAIGAPNIGLLVDSFHWFCAQHTLDELRALPHERIVHVHINDAPDRPVDAQVDNERVMPGEGIIDLVGFVRALRAAGYDGAVSVEVLSKTLPQQFSKDELAAWAKRNLDQLLAQVV
- the ktrB gene encoding Ktr system potassium uptake protein B; its protein translation is MAARWRPAVGTLASFAALIAVGTVVLWLPVSAAREPLAFVDALFLATSAVCVTGLTPIDPGRDLSPLGQGFLLLLIQLGGLGYMTVAAFVAVALRRRLSAEQRAIVGLLHGDWWDARQIVRHVIGFTFLAEALGALALFIALDRYELPWTTQLWFSVFHSVSAFCNAGLDVFGAVGAERGWGGSLQPFARDPLVLLPIAALIGAGGLGFLVVAEIADRVRQRRFRWSVHLRVVVTVNAILWCGGALLLWLFEASNLATLGQQPLPVQILNAFFHAVAARTAGFAAVPIGEMTATSLWLLCLLMFIGASPGGTGGGIKTTTAAVLAAAAWAGAVGYDQVVLFRRSVPNEQLAKALALTLLAAHTVGGTTLLLCLTEQALLQSNTPYTFLDLLFEAVSAFGTVGLSTGVTPALSGWGKLLLVATMFVGRIGLLTVIVAVAGRPTRTVRFAREEVLIG